Genomic window (Alnus glutinosa chromosome 9, dhAlnGlut1.1, whole genome shotgun sequence):
CCTACTCCACTCTCGTTGAGGCGCCCTCTCCGCCCGGAAATCTCTGTCAGGTTGTCGAACCGACCTCCTCTCTTGGCGATACGGGGGTCGCCCCGGACGcgcatcccgtccggacgaaccTTGGCCTCCGGTTGATCTGTCTGGCGGGAGTTTAACTGTCAAATCTTCGTGCTTTCCCAGAAAACGTGTCATCTTACCATCAGCTATGTACTTCTCGATTATCTCCTTTAGAGCAATGCATGTGTTGGTCCAGTGGCCGAATGAGTCGTGGTAGTGACAATATTTGTGGCGATTGCGCGGGTGCAGCCGGCCCTTTATTGGCGACGGATCCTTGTAATTCGGGTCTTTCCTGATCTCCATAAGAATTTCTCTAGCCGGGGCATTAACAGGCGTCCAACTGTAATTTTCAACCCTCTTGACGAGTTTACGCCGAGTAAACTCCTTCCTTGATGGAGCGGCCCCATGTTTCGATCTTCCTCCATCCCCGTGACTCCCTTTATCAGCTTCCTCCGTTTCTCGGAACGCCCGGAGGGTTTCTTCCTGGTTCACGAACTCTTCTGCTCAATCGTAAAATTCCTGCAACCTTTCAGCCGACCTCCTTGCCAGGTCCGCCATGAGGGCACCATCCTTCCTGATTCCTTGATAAATGGCATAGTGGATGAACTGCTCATTCTGACTCTCCATGGCCAATCTCTCTTGGTTGAAGCGGAGCAAGTAACTTCTCAATGACTCCTGAGGTCCTTGCTTAATGGTCCTTAACTGTTGAGCGGGCTTCTTCCGGACAACGCCAGCCATAAATTGGGACGCGAACTTCCTGGCAAGGCTTTCAAAACTCGAGATCGAGCGGGGCGGCAAAGTCCTGAACCATTCCCGAGCTCCCCCTGCCAAAGTAAGGGGAAAAGCTCGGCACGCAACCTCATCTGGAGTAGCGTGCAGCACCACGTGCGCACGAAAACTTGCCAAATGTTCAATAGGGTCCCCCAATCCTGTATACACGGGTATTTTAGGCATTTTGAACTTACTTGGGAGTTGGCATGACATTATACGGTCAGTAAAGAGGGACACAGAGGTAGAAAATAAGCTATCAGTCAACAAAGCTTTCCCTTTAATTCCTGCTTGAGTGGAACCCATCAAGTAGTCACACTGTCGCTCCAACTTAGTTAATTTATGAGCCCACTCATTTTTCACCTTCTCATTCTTCCTCATAAGGTCGGCAAGCTCGGCATCACTGTTGGATTCACTATCACCTTCGACTGCTTCTTCCGAACGTCCATCTTCACGTTCGAGATTTACCTGATCACCCTGTGACAAGTCTTCTTGAGTTTTTGGTCGCTCCGTTCGGTCTCGTTCCTGCAACTCCCTCTCGAGTTGCGCTACTTTCTCATTTAAGCGGACTATCTCTGCCTAGGGGTCATGTGAACTCCCTGCTTCTTCACGCATATTTTCTTCAGTCATACTCCTTCAGGTTAACCATGTACTCACCATAGAAGGTTCCAAGTATTCTTGTATTCGCGGGAACATGTGAccacgtcgttcccacagacggcgccaaagtGTTGATGCTAAATTTCGGATATGAGACGTGTCAACTCCTGGTTGGTCTTCGGACCCCGAACAAATGGAAGTGGAAAACCTTGAAACGACCTCCTCTGCGCCCTGCAAGACAAAAGGACTGGCGGGGTTTCCGGCCGAGCcccctccgacgatcaagttagtATGAGCTCCACGAGGAGGAGAATCAGAGAATTTTATAAGATCAGAGAGTCAGAGAGTTTTTCCTATCCTTTATTTTTCCGTGTTGATCAccttttatctattttctttttctccccttTCTTTATCCGTACTGCTATTTATTATCCTGAGATGCTTATCTTTTCTCAATTAATTCCCTTTGGCGGTCTCAAATGGTCATCTCATGCTACAGTTCGTGCTTTCCCATATGGCGGCGGTTGTCTTTGATTAGCAggatcaaaatttttaatgacGTGATTCCTTCATAAAAGCCCTTATTTAATGCTCTAttcctcctcttcctccgtCCGGATATATCCTGTTATAGCCATTGAACTCTGTGCTCTTCCGGGGtccttaaaaatgttttttttttttttttttagttgggaAATTTCCCTAACAGTAACCATAACAGTAGGAGAGGTAGTGTTTTGCATGGAGTCTTGGTTAACAAACGCTACAATTAGAAAGCTTCCAGGCATTAAAATTTTTAGGAGTTAAAAGAAAACAGGATTTCTTCAGATACTCGGTAGAAGTCTTCTCCCTTTCGACTGGTTTTGGTCGGTGTTCGAGGGGCCATTCTTCTTCGTCGAGCTGGGCTCGGGCTACTAGGAGGTCAACTATACTTTTTCCTGTGGATTTTGCAAGGTGTTTAATCTTGCGGTGATCCTGTAGGTCATGAAATTGGGTTCCAAGTTTAGGCTAGGTTATGTCAGCAGTAGTGGGCTTCTCTCGTCCTGTAGTGGGCAAGGACTTTGGGTTACTAGCATCACCAAGGATCCTAGCAGTTTTAGCCACTTGGGCTTTTCCCTTTTGAGAGGGTCTTGGTCCAAGTGgaaccattttgtttttgccCTTATTGAGCTTACCCATTACTATAGTTGGCTCACTAGCCTTTTCACAGTAGGTGGGATTATTATCCTCTTTTGCCATAGCATCGCAATAGTGATGTGGCATATAAAGTTTTGACAACCCAGCAGTGGGCTGAGCTGTTTCTTTCTTGGGCTCCACAATGGGTGAAGCTTGCGAAGAGGAGCCCGAGAGGCACTGTTGCTGAAGCTCCAATAGCTGAATTTTGAGCTGGAGGATTTGCTTCTGCTGTTCCAAGTTAGCTGCATCTTGGCTTGCCATTTGTCTTCTTTAGCTTTGAATATCTTTCGAGCTCGGTATGCTTATGCGAAATACATGATACTGCCATCAGCGAAATGAGGTGCTGACTAGAGTGTTAATGAGGTCAATGACCTTATGCATTTCATGTTTGGAATTGAAATAGCTTAGTTCCTGTGTAAGGGTGTCAGCTATAAAATTCCTCGAGCCACTAATATGTTCGACTGTCATCCACCTAAGAAACTTGTGGATCTTCAGTTTGTCCCTGCAACACCTAGCAGATTGATTCGCATTAACAGgattattgataaaaataaataaattaaaaacccaATAACAGCTTTATTGTCCAGAGCGAGAACGATCGCCCTTAACTCTTGATCAAATGTGGTCCAGGCTATTTCAGTGTCGTTCCATACGCCATTAATTGGCATATCTTACTACATGCTCCTGGGGATCCCATTTGCTCTATTCGATTTTCTTGCGGGTACAGAGAACCGCTGACCAAGCAATGTCACTAGCGTCAGTAGTGATAATAAGCTTCTCTTTCGCTTGGGAGAACCATTGGTAGAATCTTTTGACATGCCTGCTTGATTGTCGCAACTGCTTGAGAATCTGCTGGCTTCCAATTCCATGGCGCTTCCTGTCCATTATTGATCTTCAACTTAGCCTGTAAAGGAGCTCTAAGAGGACCCATGTTAGGAAGATAATGTGAGTCTGCATAGTTAATACATCCTAAAAACCTTTGCACTGACTTTCGATTCTCGAATTCGTTAGGGAACGTATCCAAGAACGTCAAGACGTGCAATTGGAGCTGGACTCCACCATTCTCCAAGGTTAGTCCTAGAAAATCGGTCCTAGTCCTATTGAACTCTGCTTTCTTTTCAGAAAGGATAATACCATTATCTTTGAGTTCTTGAGCCACAATTTTGAGATGggttgatgtgcaaattttgatactcgcaagcgcacgggTCATATGTAGCATAGTACATGAAAGTGTGAGATCGTATCTATAGAAAAGTGtgtgtaaagaaaagaaaatcaacttctatttaaattatttttgttttaacttaGAGCCATgattttggatttcttttaaggacaaagaaaaaaatgagtaaataatgcaaaaaagaaaaacactaaggtatcggaattcaccaaatcaaatcaaacaccctattcttgcattttattcataaattcgatTCAATGAGCTCaatattcaagttcttaaatAACAATGCATGAAAAcatttgatgaatccaactcaaacaAATCATAACGATTATCCCTTAAAGTAGaaatcatcaattgtatccggaatcacaatggatatctcaatctcaaagaaatcaatcgatgtatccatcggttgaattacaacaaacatccagtaaaaataatcaatctaaagaaataatccaataaattgaaatggaacttgaatataaTACAAGAACATCGAATCTATGAATATCATGGCAAGAGTATCAGtattatcattgatgaggttttatCATCAACCGTAGTtaaggattttagcctctcatgactaaaaacaccaaaaactcttgaaatgaaaacataaagcgataaaaacaaagaagagaaagaagaacagaaatttaaaaactttaagtaaaaagaaagcgatagattaaaataaagagaaatgaaggAAGAATGGAAACTAAATAAcgataaataaattaaagcaataaaataaattgacaaggaaaaaagatagaagaacTGAAAATTAagtaactttaaattaaaagaactatGAACAATATATCaacttataaaagaaaagacaagagctAAGACGAGTGCTCTGAAAAAGAATTAATGCTACAAGTGGTGCCTAGCACGAggtatttatagcaaaaaattaggttaaaaacccaaattttacaaaaatggcGTCTCTACCCTTGTgtccatgttttttttaaagagaaaataacTTCAAATATACTGAATGTCCTAAGGTTCGGCACGGCTATGAAAGGAAAACGTGTCTCTCGGTTGCTGCTTGCTATGGCAATAAATGTGTGTCTTTACTGCTTGATTATTTCCTGGAGAATAACATGTTTGGGCGCTGCCAGCTTTTTCCTTAAAACAAAATGCTGAATATCTCTTGTTTCCCTCGGTGACCTTTAGCTTTGGAAAGAATTGATTTGCTGCCTGTCTGTCTTTGGACAAAGAAACATGTGCTGCTTTCGGTTccaaacttggaaagaaaattgtaCGTGTGTCGATGTTGTGATTCttgttggggaattattattccccacTCGGGTAGTGCACGAGTCGGATTATATGCTCTGTCGGGAATGACTACTCGGGTTATACGCTTGGTCGGGAATGACCAAGGACTCGGATGTATGCTTGGTCGGGATTATGTGCCATGTCGGTGATGACCACTCGGATGTATGCTTGGTCGGGATTATGTGCCATGTCGGTGATGACCACTCGGATTATATGCTTGGTCGGGAGTGACCAAGGTCTCGGGAACATGTGGTTGGTCGGGAGTCATCAGGATCCTTAGTATTTATTAGGATCTTAGTACTTGTCAAATCAGGTCAGAAATCATCAGGTAGCACCATGCCTAGCATCTCCACACCTTACCGGTCACTGTTCATACTGTGCAAACAAGACTTTTTGCTATTCATCAACAATAAAGTGGAGTATATAGATATACCTATCATCTAAGAGGTATGGATCGGATCTAACATTAAGCATcatactctctccctctcacacTCCAACTGAtttgggcgtcggaggaggaaccgccggccaacccccggcgggtctttgtTTTGTTGCAGGTTACAGGCAAAGGGATGACTCTGAGGCTGCCGCATCACCGGGATGaaaatcatcatcaacaattCTGGTCTTCAATTAGCTGCGCCGCACCACCTCTTTGCTTTGTTTAAGGGATTTTGCTCATTAGTGCTTTCCAGCTTTAGAAAGAATTAAGTACTGTTCCATGTTCGGTGTTGTTTGCAGATTGGTACTTAGCTCTACTGTCTATGGGATTTGGAGAGCCAGAAATGAGATTAAACATGCAAGCCATCCCCGTACAGAGGAGCAGGATTTTGCTCTTTAGTGCGTTCCAGCTTTAGAAAGAATTAAGTGCTATTCCATGTTCGGTGTTGTTTGCAGATTGGTACTTAGCTCTACTGTCTATGGGATTTGGAGAGCCAGAAATGAGATTAAACATGCAGGCCATCCCCGTACAGAGGAGCAGGTTTTGAAGCTGATTATTTGGGAGGTTAGATCCCGGCTTGCAAGCAAGGGAAGTTTCAAAGGAATGAGGAAAATATCAGCCTCTGTTATAGATGGAATATTGatgtttctattttgttttgagttccAGTTGCtggtttagtttttttgtttctttgggcTCTTCTTAAGGGAAGGTATAGATACTGCATGTCCCTTTGCGCCCTTCACGTCCACGTACACCGCCAGGTATGGAAAGAAATAgacgtgtgtgtatatattacTCATGCACAGGTCTAGGTTACAAATAAAGCATTATGGGGCCTCTTTTCCCTTTCACGTGGTTCTTTTCTAGGAAAGAAAATCTTGTAAATAGAACTCACACACAACTACTAGGCTGAAGAAAACGTGTCGGTGCTTTGCTGctagttttggtagtttggctGCTGTAGTAATTCTGGCAGAAATCACGGCTGGTCTCTTCTGTTGGAAAGAATTAATGCTATGTtagtttcggcgtaaaatgatttctggaaaatgatttcgacattttttggtgtttggtaggggcgaaaataatagtcaaccgaaaaatgatttctgtttgaccaaaaatgcttaataaattttggaaaatgatttacgctttttaaaggcgtaaatcattttccgaagacgccagacgcattcAACCCCAATTAAatgacacagtcgaccttcacttcaagcagtcgaccatcaccgaaatctttCCGGTACCGAAATTCGACAGCATTCAgtcaatgtcgccggaatccggcgacgaaATCCGGCCATCTTCGCCGAAATCCGGTCAGCCCAAATTCCTCCGACAGTATTCCGGCCATCTAGCCAAAATTTGGCTGTTCTCCGGCCGGCTGGCCGGACAGATCAGCCAAAACAGCcggccggccggatctggccagaaaattccggccagaacggccggattctGGCCTACTGGCCGGATTCCAGCTGTTCTGgcagattccggccagtatgCCGGAGTCCGGCTGTTCtatgccggaatccggccaagcCAGATTCTGACGAAACTgttcggattccggcctttatcttggattctggttatagtagccggaatggcggaatccggtaaaagtggccggaatcctgtcggtcagtgacagaatctcgtcttcggtaatttttatattattttacattaatatttatatgttttgaataaaaattgatttttataggttaatatgattgaataaaaatattaaaaatatttgtgattttccgtacgcaccaaacaccgaaaaatgctttcgatgaaaaaatatttttcagaaaaatgacttccctgaaatcattttacgacggaaaccattttacgtcgaaacaaacagagcataagtgTGTTGGTGCTACTAGTTGTGACTTCCAGAAAACGTGTCTGCTAggtctagaaaataaatttctcttACACCGCACAACGTGTCCCAAGTCCATGTAGCATTCTTGCCTTATGAGGAACGTGTGTAACCATGTCTTCTTCCCACGTCATGTTTGGTTCTTTAATTCTAGATAAAGACATGTATAAAGAAACTCAAACACGGCTTGCTAGCTGTCCTTCACGTGCTTGGGTTCTAAACAGGAGAGAAATAAAGCATGTCTTCTATCTCATGCACGGTTGTTGGgttttaagaataatgatacCCACGGCGCCTAGACAAAATATCATTCTCTTCAAATTTGCTCTGAAGCTTCCAAATTTTGAGTACAATCTGATCAGACTATAAAAGATAATTtcgcttctttgcaattttacaTAAAGaccatcattttctttcaatgaactgcaaaacacttaaaacaccaaaactaaacaaaaatatcagaaaataacaatgctaaaagtttaataaatgcaaattaagaagtccaaatatacaatatttggcactcatcatggGTCATGTGGTATTGTTGGTCTTTATTGAAGACAAGTATGTCATTGATGTAGACCATGCAGAAGTCACGATAGTTTCATAAGACACTATCTATTAAAATAGCTTCCGGTCAGTAGcacaagcttctagaaagtTCGTCTTAGAAGTTCTGCAAAACAATAAAGCTTGGTAAGGATACTTGCTGGGGATGCCAGCAGGTCCcactccaatgcttaagtcaattTTAGGGTGAATATGAGAGAATgtatgtgttagtttttgtgttgggtGCATTCTGCTGGACAAAATCACATCTATgcaatgttgctgctttcacagggatgccgtatatttcagagtcttcagatattcagagtttatttctctgatgtggaaagagcctTGTTATGACAAGATACAAGTGttacaagcttcaagaaggctatttcaatattcaaggaagattttatgcagattccaactcagagaagtcggatcccatgttTTCGTTCGGACGACCCAGTCTAAaagtccggacgctcatcagctAGCAACTTACGTCCGGACGAGGTGTCAAAACTGTCAAGAtgcccattagtgtctagaaacttcgaaccGTTCAAGCTTACATCCATCCAGACGTAATGGCCAATcaagttcgagaagattttaGCGTTCCAGTGCATTCGTCCAAAAGACGTGCTATTCCATCCAAACTCTTAACTATCCAAGTTTCATCCGTCcaaacgacgagaactttttgtCCGAACAttcctctatgtcaagaagcttcgaactgttctagcttgcatccgtccggacatcttagGAGCACATCCGGACGCCgttcagtgttcgatcagctatggaatttctttccaaaacacagatatgggaagacagctgcaactgtctcgacgatgtggattcccatccggaagcgctcattcataaggcaagtcgtgtattcaaagttcaaccgttcagACCACAGTATTCATGGTCTGAACACTCAAGCTTCATATACGGAAATGGCGtccatcagatcaaccgtccggacaatagaTGTCATGGTCTGAACgtgccaagccttgatatggaaattgcgtgcagctaaagtgcaatcgtccggacgctagggcaacaccgtccggacgcggctctattcaagaaataatttctgcgaaatttggaaagccgatcgcacagttgtccgtctggatgccttatgtctactgtccagacggcgcctaggtatttcaagtcagacgctcatttgaacctgtagcctataaataaaggctcctgggcttgagaattgtaaggattcggtagtgaattccgtagagcttagagCGTTTATTGTGAGGATTATTGTGCTGCACTGCTCTCTCTGAAGcagttgccaagtgctgttgctgtgctgaactgaagtctatattaggagttggccctaaggtaaaggattccattaaagaccaaTTTAAGTAGGTGGcgtggttgggaggcattcatgttgggttacacgttagagttcaaggtacaaccattgcataagggtatgtaagtgctattgctttgtaactagctttgtcttctgactaatgaatatcctgggtttggctgccccggagtgatttttctcttaattgagtttccacttcatcaacaaaatatttgtctctttaatttccacattgtgatattttgttgcacattattgcacacacttgataaattataagtcctttaattttcaatatgAATGCCTTAATCACAATAATTACAGGTAGAGCATAACTGAATGTCTGTGGGTATTTATAGTGAGGATGAGAATCGGTTTCTCCTAGAAATGGAGGGAGCTAATCCTCTGAATGTGGGTCTCCCATTACCTGGATCGTGGGATCTCCGCACATTCAGATCATGGGTCTTCCTACATCCGGGACGTGGGCTTCCACATGTCCGGCTTATATGCCTTTATGCATCCGGATTGTGTGAATCCACGATCCAAGACTGGTTCGTGTGCACCCACGATCTGGAACATGGGGCTGCTATGTATCTGAAATGTGGGACTAATTATTCCAACCCTTTTTTCCCCTTAGGGGCTGGGCTCTTAGCTTTCGCGTGCTCTTTCGGGACAAGCAACTCCGGGAGGAGGTTTCCAATCCAGTCCTTGGCTGACGGCATGCGAGGCGACCCAATGGAGGCTATTAGGGTTGTAATACTGGAGAACTTTCTTCAAGGAAATGTATCTGAACAGGTTCCTCCCGAGAGGTTCAATGATGTCCTTGTTCATCAATAGATTGCGGTATGAATGTTTATTATTTCTGTCATTCTTTCCTTTATCACTTGGATTATGCTAacctcttctttccttttttcagCAAGCTGTCAAGTTGGTGGCTCTTTACGATCAACATACCGAGTAACTCCGCGGTTACCCTCAAGAGGTGACCGAGCTAAGGACTCGAGTGAGCAGCTTGGAGAATGAAGTTACACAGCTGAGGAACTTAGAACCAGGGGTGAGGAATCTCAAGAAACTCTTTGCTAAGCGGGACCAGGAACTCGCAGAAAGCTGGCGGAAAGAGACTCTGGCTGAGGAGAAGTCTCGAGAGTTGACTGCCCAATTGGGAGACGGTCTTAGGAGTCGACTGAGTTGCGAGCTCAGCTAAATGAGGCCGAGGCTAGGTGCGAAGCCCTTTCAGTCAGTAAAGCTCTTGTGTAGTCGTACTTGCGTATTGTTGAAGATAAGCAAAAGTCTACCAAGGAAAGTCAGAGGGTACTCACCAAGAAGCTCAAAAAGGTCGAAagtagtgggaggaggctcaagaaaaaatacaagcaatataAGTCAAAGGTTGCTCTGTTCTTGAAGCAGCTTTCTTTCCTCCCATGAATTCAGGACCTGAGTTGGGCTCGAGGCTTTCATTGGGGGTTCAAAACTTTTTGGGCAATTGTCCTTCAAGGCCTCATGATGCGTCACATTGCAGAACCAAACCCACCCAGAAATAACCCGCAAAGAGCACATGAAGAGATTTAAATCTCAAGCTACCCAAAACGTGCCTCAGAAACAATTAGTCCCACTTTCCTGATACATATATGGTAGCCCCATGTTTCTGGATCATGGGTACACACGATCCAGATGCATAAATACATACAAGCTGGACACGTGGAAACCCACGTCCCAGATGCAGGAAGACCCCTGATCCGGATGTGCGGAGATCCCACGATTCGGGTAATGGGAGACCCACGTTCGGATGATCAGCTCCCTCCATTTTTGGGAGAAACTGATCCTCATCCTCACTATAAACACCCACAGACATTCAGGTATGTTCTAGCTGAAATTATTCTGATTAAGGCATTCATACATTCTCTCATATTCTCCtgactgacttaagcatcggagtgagacCAGCTGGCACCCCCAGCAAGCATCCTTACTGAGGTATATTGTTTTGCAAAACTTCTAAGATGAACTTTCTAGAAGCTTGTACTAGCAACCAGAAACTGTTATAATAGTTAAGATTTTGTGATCGTttc
Coding sequences:
- the LOC133876773 gene encoding uncharacterized protein LOC133876773, translating into MFPRIQEYLEPSMAEIVRLNEKVAQLERELQERDRTERPKTQEDLSQGDQVNLEREDGRSEEAVEGDSESNSDAELADLMRKNEKVKNEWAHKLTKLERQCDYLMGSTQAGIKGKALLTDSLFSTSVSLFTDRIMSCQLPSKFKMPKIPVYTGLGDPIEHLASFRAHVVLHATPDEVACRAFPLTLAGGAREWFRTLPPRSISSFESLARKFASQFMAGVVRKKPAQQLRTIKQGPQESLRSYLLRFNQERLAMESQNEQFIHYAIYQGIRKDGALMADLEETLRAFRETEEADKGSHGDGGRSKHGAAPSRKEFTRRKLVKRVENYSWTPVNAPAREILMEIRKDPNYKDPSPIKGRLHPRNRHKYCHYHDSFGHWTNTCIALKEIIEKYIADGKMTRFLGKHEDLTVKLPPDRSTGGQGSSGRDARPGRPPYRQERRSVRQPDRDFRAERAPQREWSRSHGRQDGSGDFPEIQTIAGGFGGGDETYSARKSYAREMREVSIYSVARPLKTTKREKLTITFSDEDYEGVYLPHSDVLVVTMVIANHKIHRVLVDNGSSADILYRSAFDLMKISKDKVSAFRFPLVGFAGEQVMPLGSIELQVTIGSPPTQKTIPVKFLIVDQPSAYNAIFGRTAQAELKAVTSIPHLCMKFPTDDGVGAVRGEQKAARKCYNISLGNPSRGACPDTRVGPSNK